From the Streptococcus oralis ATCC 35037 genome, one window contains:
- a CDS encoding DNA polymerase III subunit alpha — protein MIAQLDTKTVYSFMESVVSIEKYVQMAKEYGYSHLAIMDVDNLYGAYHFLEVTRKYGIQPLIGLEMTLIKDKENISLRFLALSTKGYQELMKLSTLKMTGRKNWSDFTSHLEDVAIVVPYFNGVEQLDLGVDYFIGVSPDTPQEVFTSPILPLYQVNSFEKEDIQVLQILSAVKDNVSLREVDLHSQQGIFLPASDLEARFKNRFPQALANLQGLIENVSYQIDPSLKLPRFNPERPAVEELRERAEQGLSDKGLTSAIYHERLNEELAVIHDMGFDDYFLVVWDLLRFGRSQGYYMGMGRGSAVGSLVAYSLDITGIDPVEKNLIFERFLNRERYTMPDIDIDIPDLYRPEFIRYVRDRYGSQHVAQIVTYSTFGAKQAIRDVFKRYGVPEYELTNITKKISFRDTLTTAYEKNLQFRQIINSKIEYQKAFEIARKIEGYPRQTSIHAAGVVMSDQDLTDYIPLKYGEDMLITQYDAHGVEANGLLKMDFLGLRNLTFVQKMQELLAESEGVHLKIEDIDLEDKETLALFVAGNTKGIFQFEQPGAIRLLKRVQPQVFEEVVATTSLNRPGASDYIDNFVARKHGKEKVTVLDPALEDILSSTYGIMLYQEQVMQVAQRFGGFSLGKADILRRAMGKKNAKEMHLMKEDFITGAMKLGHTEEKANQVFAVMEKFAGYGFNRSHAYAYSALAFQLAYFKTHYPAIFFQVMLNYSSSDYIVDALQMGFEVAPLAINSIPYHDKIAQKKIYLGLKAIKGMPRDLSYWIIENRPFSSIEDFVTRLPKNYKKLSLLTPLVELGLFDEFDKNRQKNLVNLPNLFVFVEELGGLFADTNYSWTEADDFTEAEKFYKEQELIGVGISPHPLQTLAKQALYPTTPITNLTEGAQATLLVEVQKIKVIRTKKGESMAFLQVHDSKSRMDVTVFSDQYRKFASNLSEGKFYYINGKVQSRDGRLQMIAQDLKEAVAERFWIQVKNHEYDKEISNILEQYKGPIPVIIRYEEEGKTVVSTQHFVRKDSALEEKLEGIAMKTIYR, from the coding sequence ATGATTGCACAGCTCGACACCAAGACTGTTTATAGTTTTATGGAAAGTGTGGTTTCGATTGAAAAATATGTACAAATGGCTAAAGAGTATGGCTATTCTCACCTTGCTATCATGGATGTGGATAATCTCTATGGGGCTTATCATTTTTTAGAGGTGACTCGAAAATATGGAATCCAACCTTTAATTGGTCTTGAAATGACCTTGATCAAAGATAAGGAGAATATTTCTCTTCGTTTTCTAGCCCTATCCACTAAAGGCTATCAAGAGTTGATGAAGTTATCCACTTTAAAAATGACTGGACGGAAAAATTGGTCTGACTTCACCTCCCACCTCGAAGATGTGGCCATTGTTGTTCCCTATTTTAATGGGGTCGAACAGTTGGATTTGGGGGTTGATTATTTTATCGGTGTTAGTCCAGATACTCCTCAAGAAGTCTTTACTAGCCCCATTCTTCCACTCTATCAGGTCAACTCTTTTGAAAAAGAAGATATTCAAGTTTTACAAATCTTATCAGCAGTCAAGGACAATGTCAGTCTGAGAGAAGTGGATCTGCATTCACAACAAGGGATTTTTTTACCTGCCTCAGACTTGGAAGCACGGTTTAAAAATCGCTTCCCTCAGGCGCTTGCCAATCTCCAAGGTCTGATAGAGAATGTAAGCTATCAAATCGACCCAAGTTTAAAACTTCCTCGCTTTAATCCTGAAAGACCAGCAGTAGAAGAACTTCGAGAGAGGGCTGAGCAAGGCTTGAGTGACAAGGGGTTGACCTCAGCTATTTACCATGAGCGACTGAATGAGGAATTAGCTGTGATTCATGATATGGGCTTTGACGATTATTTCCTTGTAGTTTGGGATTTGCTCCGTTTTGGACGCTCCCAAGGCTACTATATGGGAATGGGGCGTGGTTCTGCTGTTGGTAGTCTGGTGGCTTACTCACTGGATATTACAGGAATTGACCCGGTCGAGAAGAACTTGATTTTCGAGCGCTTTTTAAATCGTGAGCGCTACACCATGCCTGATATTGATATCGACATCCCTGACCTTTATAGGCCGGAGTTCATTCGCTATGTTCGTGATCGCTATGGCAGTCAACACGTGGCACAGATTGTCACTTATTCGACCTTTGGAGCAAAACAGGCAATTCGTGATGTTTTCAAACGTTATGGTGTCCCTGAGTACGAATTAACAAATATTACGAAAAAAATCAGTTTCCGAGATACGCTAACGACAGCCTATGAAAAGAATTTACAGTTTAGGCAGATCATCAATAGTAAGATTGAATATCAAAAAGCTTTTGAGATTGCTCGAAAGATTGAAGGGTATCCTCGTCAGACCTCTATCCATGCAGCTGGGGTCGTTATGAGTGACCAAGACTTGACGGACTACATTCCTCTAAAATATGGTGAGGATATGCTCATCACTCAGTATGATGCTCATGGTGTTGAAGCCAATGGACTTCTAAAAATGGATTTCCTCGGTTTACGTAACCTGACTTTTGTCCAAAAAATGCAGGAATTGCTTGCGGAGTCAGAGGGTGTTCATCTAAAAATCGAAGATATTGATTTGGAAGACAAAGAAACTCTGGCCCTCTTTGTTGCTGGAAATACCAAGGGGATTTTCCAATTTGAACAACCTGGCGCCATTCGGCTCTTGAAACGAGTTCAGCCGCAAGTCTTTGAAGAGGTAGTAGCAACGACATCCCTCAATAGACCGGGGGCAAGTGATTATATTGATAATTTTGTCGCTCGTAAGCATGGTAAAGAAAAGGTGACGGTGTTAGACCCTGCCTTAGAAGACATCCTTTCATCAACCTACGGTATTATGCTCTATCAAGAGCAGGTCATGCAGGTAGCTCAACGCTTTGGAGGATTCAGTCTTGGTAAAGCCGACATTCTCAGACGTGCCATGGGTAAGAAAAATGCCAAAGAGATGCATCTGATGAAGGAAGATTTTATCACAGGAGCTATGAAATTGGGGCATACAGAAGAAAAGGCCAACCAAGTTTTTGCAGTGATGGAAAAGTTTGCCGGCTATGGATTTAACCGATCCCACGCTTATGCCTACTCAGCGCTGGCTTTCCAGCTTGCTTATTTCAAGACACACTATCCTGCTATTTTCTTTCAAGTTATGTTGAACTATTCTAGCAGCGATTACATTGTAGATGCATTGCAGATGGGCTTTGAAGTAGCTCCCTTAGCAATCAACAGCATTCCCTATCATGATAAAATTGCTCAGAAGAAAATCTATCTGGGTCTAAAAGCCATTAAGGGAATGCCGAGAGATTTGTCTTACTGGATTATTGAAAATCGTCCTTTCTCAAGCATTGAAGATTTTGTCACACGTCTTCCCAAGAATTACAAGAAACTGTCGCTTTTGACGCCTTTGGTTGAACTAGGGCTTTTTGATGAATTTGACAAGAATCGCCAGAAAAACTTAGTCAACCTACCAAACTTATTTGTTTTTGTTGAGGAATTAGGTGGACTTTTTGCGGATACAAATTATAGTTGGACTGAAGCTGATGATTTTACTGAGGCAGAGAAATTTTACAAAGAGCAGGAACTGATTGGGGTAGGTATCAGTCCCCATCCTCTCCAAACTCTTGCCAAACAAGCCCTATATCCGACCACTCCAATCACTAATCTAACCGAGGGAGCTCAAGCCACTCTCCTAGTTGAAGTGCAAAAGATTAAAGTGATTCGAACCAAGAAAGGCGAGAGTATGGCTTTTCTACAGGTTCATGATAGTAAGTCTCGGATGGATGTAACTGTATTTTCAGACCAATATAGAAAATTTGCTTCCAATTTATCCGAAGGGAAATTTTACTACATCAATGGCAAAGTTCAATCTCGAGATGGTCGTCTGCAAATGATTGCACAAGATTTGAAAGAAGCAGTGGCAGAACGATTCTGGATTCAAGTTAAAAATCATGAATACGATAAAGAGATTTCAAATATCCTAGAACAATACAAAGGTCCAATCCCTGTCATTATCAGGTATGAAGAGGAAGGAAAAACGGTTGTTTCTACACAACATTTTGTAAGAAAAGATTCTGCTCTAGAGGAAAAGTTAGAGGGAATTGCTATGAAAACGATTTATCGCTAA
- the pfkA gene encoding 6-phosphofructokinase: protein MKRIAVLTSGGDAPGMNAAIRAVVRQAISEGMEVFGIYDGYAGMVAGEIYPLDAASVGDIISRGGTFLHSARYPEFAQLEGQLKGIEQLKKHGIEGVVVIGGDGSYHGAMRLTEHGFPAIGLPGTIDNDIVGTDFTIGFDTAVTTAMDAIDKIRDTSSSHRRTFVVEVMGRNAGDIALWAGIATGADEIIIPEEDFKMEDIVASIKAGYECGKKHNIIVLAEGVMSANEFGKKLKEAGDTSDLRVTELGHIQRGGSPTARDRVLASRMGAHAVKLLKQGIGGVAVGIRNEKMVENPILGTAEEGALFSLTADGKIVVNNPHKADLELSDLNKSLS from the coding sequence ATGAAACGTATTGCTGTTTTGACCAGTGGTGGAGACGCCCCTGGTATGAATGCTGCCATCCGTGCAGTAGTTCGCCAAGCAATCTCAGAAGGAATGGAAGTTTTTGGTATCTATGATGGATACGCTGGTATGGTTGCCGGTGAAATTTATCCACTTGATGCTGCTTCAGTAGGAGACATCATTTCTCGTGGTGGTACTTTCCTTCACTCTGCTCGTTACCCTGAGTTTGCACAACTTGAAGGTCAACTTAAAGGGATTGAGCAATTGAAAAAACACGGTATCGAAGGAGTCGTAGTTATCGGTGGAGACGGTTCTTATCACGGAGCTATGCGCTTGACTGAGCATGGATTCCCAGCTATCGGACTTCCAGGAACTATTGATAACGATATCGTAGGGACTGATTTCACAATTGGATTTGATACTGCAGTTACGACAGCTATGGATGCGATTGATAAGATTCGTGATACATCATCAAGTCACCGTCGTACTTTCGTTGTTGAAGTAATGGGACGTAACGCTGGCGATATCGCTCTTTGGGCAGGTATCGCAACTGGTGCTGACGAAATCATCATCCCTGAAGAAGACTTCAAGATGGAAGATATCGTTGCAAGCATCAAAGCTGGTTATGAATGTGGTAAGAAACACAACATCATCGTTTTAGCTGAGGGAGTTATGTCTGCGAATGAGTTTGGTAAGAAACTCAAGGAAGCTGGAGACACTAGTGACCTTCGTGTAACTGAACTTGGACACATCCAACGTGGTGGTTCACCAACCGCTCGTGACCGTGTATTGGCATCACGCATGGGTGCACACGCTGTTAAACTTCTTAAACAAGGAATCGGTGGTGTCGCTGTCGGTATTCGTAACGAGAAAATGGTTGAGAATCCAATTCTTGGAACAGCAGAAGAAGGAGCTTTGTTTAGCTTAACAGCTGATGGTAAGATCGTTGTTAACAACCCTCATAAAGCTGATCTTGAACTTTCTGATTTGAACAAGAGCTTGTCCTAA
- the pyk gene encoding pyruvate kinase produces MNKRVKIVATLGPAVEIRGGKKFGEDGYWGEKLDVEASAKNIAKLIEAGANTFRFNFSHGDHQEQGERMATVKLAEKLAGKKVGFLLDTKGPEIRTELFEGDAKEYSYKTGEKIRVATKQGIKSTREVIALNVAGALDIYDDVEVGRQVLVDDGKLGLRVVAKDDATREFEVEVENDGIIAKQKGVNIPNTKIPFPALAERDNDDIRFGLEQGINFIAISFVRTAKDVNEVRAICEETGNGHVQLFAKIENQQGIDNLDEIIEAADGIMIARGDMGIEVPFEMVPVYQKMIITKVNAAGKVAITATNMLETMTEKPRATRSEVSDVFNAVIDGTDATMLSGESANGKYPLESVTTMATIDKNAQTLLKEYGRLSSVNLSRNSKTEVMASAVKDATNSMNIKLVVTLTKTGHTARLISKYRPDADILAITFDELTQRGLMLNWGVIPVTTDRPSNTDDMFDLAERIAVEQGLVESGDDIVIVAGVPLGEAVRTNTMRIRTVR; encoded by the coding sequence ATGAACAAACGTGTAAAAATCGTTGCAACTTTAGGTCCTGCGGTTGAAATCCGTGGTGGTAAAAAATTCGGTGAAGACGGATACTGGGGTGAAAAACTTGACGTTGAAGCTTCAGCTAAAAACATTGCTAAACTGATTGAAGCAGGAGCAAACACTTTCCGTTTCAACTTCTCACACGGTGACCACCAAGAACAAGGTGAGCGTATGGCAACTGTTAAACTTGCTGAAAAACTTGCAGGTAAAAAAGTTGGTTTCCTTCTTGATACTAAAGGACCTGAAATCCGTACAGAATTGTTTGAAGGTGACGCAAAAGAGTACTCTTACAAAACTGGTGAAAAAATCCGTGTTGCAACTAAACAAGGAATCAAATCAACTCGTGAAGTGATTGCTTTGAACGTTGCTGGTGCTCTTGATATCTACGATGATGTTGAAGTTGGTCGTCAAGTATTGGTTGACGATGGTAAATTGGGTCTTCGCGTTGTTGCAAAAGACGATGCAACTCGTGAATTTGAAGTAGAAGTTGAAAACGACGGAATTATCGCTAAACAAAAAGGTGTAAATATCCCTAATACTAAAATTCCTTTCCCAGCTCTTGCTGAACGTGACAACGATGATATCCGTTTCGGTTTGGAACAAGGTATCAACTTCATCGCTATTTCATTCGTACGTACTGCAAAAGACGTCAACGAAGTTCGTGCAATCTGTGAAGAAACTGGTAACGGTCACGTTCAATTGTTTGCGAAAATCGAAAACCAACAAGGTATCGATAACTTGGATGAAATCATTGAAGCTGCTGACGGTATCATGATCGCCCGTGGTGACATGGGTATCGAAGTACCATTCGAAATGGTTCCAGTTTACCAAAAAATGATTATTACAAAAGTAAATGCAGCTGGTAAAGTCGCTATCACAGCAACAAACATGCTTGAAACTATGACTGAAAAACCACGTGCAACGCGTTCAGAAGTATCAGATGTGTTTAACGCTGTTATCGACGGAACCGACGCTACAATGCTTTCAGGTGAGTCTGCAAATGGTAAATATCCACTGGAGTCAGTTACTACGATGGCAACTATTGACAAAAATGCTCAAACTCTTTTAAAAGAATACGGTCGCTTGTCATCTGTTAACTTGTCACGTAATTCTAAGACTGAGGTTATGGCTTCAGCTGTTAAGGATGCGACAAATTCTATGAATATCAAGTTGGTGGTTACTCTTACTAAGACAGGTCACACTGCTCGTTTGATTTCTAAATACCGTCCAGATGCTGATATCTTGGCAATCACTTTCGATGAATTGACTCAGCGTGGTTTGATGCTTAACTGGGGAGTTATTCCAGTAACCACTGATCGCCCATCAAACACTGATGATATGTTTGATCTCGCTGAAAGAATTGCAGTTGAGCAAGGTTTGGTAGAATCTGGTGATGATATTGTTATCGTTGCAGGTGTACCACTTGGCGAAGCTGTTCGTACAAACACAATGCGCATCCGCACTGTACGCTAA
- a CDS encoding Xaa-Pro dipeptidyl-peptidase: MRFNQFSYQPTTSSQRFEELEGLGLKLSPQLSLKRQFEDFIRWSFFTYSNTDYALSTLAADKETDLVTFFQSDRELTAEIFYTVVFQLLGFSYLVDFEDAEQFRKETGFPIVYGDLIENLYQLLNTRTKKGNTLIDQLVSDGLISEDNHYHYFNGKSLATFSTHDVIREVVYVESRVDTDKDGLPDLVKVSVIRPRYDGQVPALMTASPYHQGTNDKASDKALYKMEGELEVKLPHTIELEEPKLNLVGPHSQAEVVSEAEEKLSHINSSYTLNDYFLPRGFANLYVSGVGTKDSQGLMTNGNYQQIEAYKNVIDWLNGRCRAFTDHTRKRQVKADWSNGKVATTGISYLGTMSNGLATTGVDGLEVIIAEAGISSWYNYYRENGLVTSPGGYPGEDFDSLAELTYSRNLQAGDYIRGNEAYQADLEKVKEKLDRKTGDYNQFWHDRNYLLNAHKVQAEVVFTHGSQDWNVKPLHVYQMFHALPSHINKHLFFHHGAHVYMNNWQSIDFRESMNALLSMKLLGLDSSYQLPTVIWQDNIAPQKWQGLDNFGKQDELHTFSLGNEEKVIQNQYDQKDFDRYGKTYQTFNTELYQGKANQITIDLPVSQDIHLNGRVELKLRVKSSTNKGLLSAQLLELGQKKYLQPYPAVLSARTIDNGRYHMLENLCELPFNPSAQRVITKGYLNLQNRTNLLTIEEIQPNEWMDFKLELQPTIYKLKKGDTLRLVLYTTDFEITIRDNTDYQLTVDLAQSSLILPCQKV; encoded by the coding sequence ATGCGTTTTAATCAATTCAGCTACCAACCAACCACTAGTTCTCAACGATTTGAGGAATTAGAAGGTCTTGGTCTAAAGCTGTCACCCCAACTGTCCTTAAAAAGACAGTTTGAAGACTTCATTCGTTGGAGTTTTTTCACTTATTCTAACACGGATTATGCCTTGTCAACTTTGGCTGCGGATAAAGAAACAGATTTAGTAACCTTTTTCCAGTCAGACCGTGAGTTAACTGCGGAGATTTTCTACACAGTAGTTTTTCAACTTTTAGGATTTAGCTATCTTGTTGACTTTGAGGATGCCGAACAGTTCCGTAAAGAAACTGGTTTTCCTATTGTTTATGGAGATCTCATTGAAAATCTTTATCAATTGCTCAATACGCGAACGAAAAAAGGAAATACGCTCATCGATCAGCTTGTTAGTGATGGACTCATTTCAGAAGATAATCACTACCACTACTTTAACGGTAAGAGCTTGGCTACCTTCTCTACTCATGATGTCATTCGTGAAGTCGTGTATGTCGAGAGCCGTGTGGATACTGATAAAGATGGACTCCCTGATTTAGTCAAAGTCAGCGTTATCCGCCCACGTTACGATGGTCAAGTACCTGCTCTTATGACTGCCAGCCCTTATCACCAAGGGACCAACGACAAAGCCAGTGACAAGGCTCTCTACAAAATGGAAGGGGAGCTTGAGGTCAAACTGCCCCACACCATTGAACTTGAGGAACCTAAGCTGAATTTAGTCGGACCTCATAGTCAAGCAGAAGTCGTCTCAGAAGCTGAAGAAAAGCTATCTCATATCAATAGCTCATATACTCTAAATGACTACTTCCTCCCACGTGGATTTGCCAATCTCTATGTATCGGGTGTTGGAACCAAAGATTCTCAAGGACTCATGACTAATGGTAACTACCAGCAGATTGAGGCCTATAAAAATGTCATTGATTGGCTCAATGGTCGTTGCCGTGCTTTCACGGACCACACGCGCAAACGCCAAGTCAAAGCTGACTGGTCAAACGGCAAAGTCGCAACAACAGGTATTTCCTATCTAGGTACCATGTCCAATGGTCTCGCCACCACTGGTGTTGATGGCTTGGAAGTGATCATCGCAGAAGCAGGTATTTCCTCTTGGTACAACTACTATCGGGAAAATGGTCTAGTGACCAGCCCAGGGGGCTATCCAGGTGAGGATTTTGACTCACTTGCTGAATTGACCTACTCTCGCAACCTCCAAGCTGGTGACTATATTCGTGGCAATGAAGCTTATCAAGCAGACTTAGAAAAGGTTAAAGAGAAACTCGATCGCAAGACTGGTGACTACAATCAGTTTTGGCATGACCGCAACTATCTGCTCAATGCTCACAAGGTTCAAGCTGAGGTCGTCTTTACGCATGGTTCCCAGGATTGGAACGTCAAACCTCTTCATGTTTACCAGATGTTTCATGCCCTTCCTAGCCATATCAATAAGCACCTCTTTTTCCATCATGGTGCCCATGTTTATATGAATAACTGGCAGTCGATCGACTTCCGCGAGTCCATGAATGCCTTGTTAAGTATGAAATTGTTAGGACTTGACTCAAGCTACCAACTTCCGACTGTCATTTGGCAGGACAATATCGCACCGCAAAAATGGCAAGGTCTTGATAACTTTGGCAAACAGGATGAACTGCATACCTTCTCTCTTGGTAATGAGGAAAAAGTGATTCAAAACCAGTATGATCAAAAAGATTTTGATCGTTATGGTAAGACTTACCAGACCTTCAACACCGAACTTTACCAAGGAAAAGCTAATCAGATCACCATTGACCTTCCAGTAAGTCAAGACATTCACTTAAATGGGCGAGTAGAGCTAAAACTTCGTGTCAAATCAAGTACAAACAAGGGCTTATTATCAGCCCAACTGCTAGAACTTGGACAAAAGAAATATCTGCAGCCTTATCCAGCGGTTTTAAGTGCTAGAACCATTGATAATGGCCGTTACCACATGTTAGAAAATCTCTGTGAACTGCCATTCAACCCAAGTGCCCAACGTGTCATCACCAAAGGCTACCTTAATCTTCAAAATCGAACCAATCTCTTGACGATTGAAGAAATCCAACCAAATGAATGGATGGACTTCAAGCTAGAGCTTCAACCAACTATCTACAAACTTAAAAAAGGAGATACTCTCCGTTTGGTTCTCTACACCACAGACTTTGAGATTACAATTCGAGACAATACAGACTATCAGTTGACTGTTGATTTAGCACAGTCTAGTCTTATCCTACCTTGTCAAAAGGTATAA
- a CDS encoding GNAT family N-acetyltransferase codes for MNIWTKLAMFSFFETERLYLRPFFFSDSQAFFEIASNPENLQFIFPSQASLEESQYALANYFMKNPLGVWAICLQGNQEMIGSIKFEKIDEIKKEAEIGYFLKKDSWSQGFMTEVVTKLCQLSFEEFGLKQLSIITHLENQASQKVALKSGFNLVRQFKGSDRYTRKMRDYLEFRYIKGEFNE; via the coding sequence ATGAATATTTGGACCAAATTAGCAATGTTTTCTTTTTTTGAAACGGAGCGCTTGTATTTGCGTCCTTTCTTTTTTAGTGACAGTCAAGCGTTTTTTGAGATTGCTTCAAACCCTGAGAATTTACAGTTTATTTTTCCCAGTCAAGCAAGTTTGGAAGAAAGTCAGTACGCACTTGCTAACTATTTTATGAAGAATCCTCTAGGGGTTTGGGCAATTTGTCTCCAAGGAAATCAGGAAATGATTGGCTCCATTAAATTTGAAAAAATCGATGAAATCAAAAAAGAAGCAGAAATTGGTTACTTCTTAAAAAAGGATTCTTGGTCACAAGGTTTTATGACAGAAGTGGTTACCAAGCTTTGTCAGCTTTCCTTTGAAGAATTTGGTTTAAAACAATTATCCATCATCACTCATTTGGAGAATCAAGCTAGTCAAAAAGTAGCCTTAAAATCAGGCTTTAACCTCGTCCGACAGTTTAAAGGGAGCGATCGCTATACACGAAAAATGAGGGACTATCTTGAATTTCGATACATAAAAGGAGAATTCAATGAGTAA
- a CDS encoding arginine repressor: MNKSEHRHQLIRALVSKNKIHTQAELQALLAENDIQVTQATLSRDIKTMNLSKVREEDNSYYVLNTGSISKWEKRLENYMEDALVMLRPVQHQVILKTLPGLAQSFGSVIDSLAFPDVVATLCGDDVCMIICEDAAKAQACFESLKKYAPPFFFSE; the protein is encoded by the coding sequence ATGAACAAATCAGAACACAGACACCAACTTATCCGCGCCCTCGTTTCAAAAAACAAAATCCATACGCAAGCTGAATTACAAGCCTTATTAGCGGAAAATGATATCCAAGTTACTCAGGCTACCTTATCACGCGATATCAAAACTATGAACCTTTCAAAAGTGCGCGAAGAGGATAATTCTTACTATGTGCTAAATACAGGCTCTATCTCCAAATGGGAAAAACGTCTTGAAAATTATATGGAAGATGCTCTTGTTATGTTGCGTCCGGTGCAACACCAAGTTATTTTGAAAACTTTACCCGGTTTAGCCCAATCATTTGGATCTGTAATTGATTCCTTGGCTTTTCCAGATGTCGTTGCAACCCTTTGTGGAGACGATGTCTGCATGATTATCTGTGAAGATGCTGCAAAAGCGCAGGCTTGTTTTGAGAGTCTTAAAAAATATGCGCCGCCATTTTTCTTTAGTGAATAA
- a CDS encoding UDP-N-acetylglucosamine 1-carboxyvinyltransferase, whose product MRKIVINGGRPLQGEITISGAKNSVVALIPAIILSDDIVTLDCVPDISDVASLVEIMEIMGATVKRYEDVLEIDPRGVQNIPMPYGKINSLRASYYFYGSLLGRFGEATVGLPGGCDLGPRPIDLHLKAFEAMGAKVSYEGDNMNLSAQGKGLHGASIYMDTVSVGATINTMIAAVKAKGRTVIENAAREPEIIDVATLLNNMGAHIRGAGTDIIIIDGVEKLHGTRHQVIPDRIEAGTYISLAAAVGKGIRINNVLYEHLEGFIAKLEEMGVRMTVSEDSIFVEEQSDLKAINIKTAPYPGFATDLQQPITPLLLTAQGRGTIIDTIYEKRVNHVFELAKMDADITTTNDHIIYNGGRKLHGASVKATDLRAGAALVIAGLMAQGQTEITNIEFILRGYSDIIEKLRSLGADITLVED is encoded by the coding sequence ATGAGAAAAATTGTCATCAATGGTGGACGTCCATTGCAAGGTGAGATCACCATTAGTGGTGCTAAAAATAGTGTTGTAGCGCTTATTCCAGCTATTATCTTATCAGATGATATTGTCACTTTAGATTGTGTTCCAGATATTTCAGACGTTGCTAGTCTTGTCGAAATCATGGAAATTATGGGGGCGACTGTTAAGCGTTATGAGGATGTCTTGGAGATTGATCCAAGAGGTGTTCAGAACATTCCTATGCCTTATGGCAAGATTAATAGCTTGCGTGCTTCTTATTATTTCTACGGAAGTCTTTTAGGTCGCTTTGGTGAAGCTACAGTTGGACTTCCTGGTGGATGTGATCTGGGACCTCGTCCGATTGATCTTCACTTAAAAGCCTTTGAAGCCATGGGTGCTAAGGTCAGCTATGAGGGAGATAATATGAATTTATCTGCCCAAGGTAAGGGGCTTCATGGCGCAAGTATTTACATGGATACCGTTAGCGTTGGAGCAACGATTAACACCATGATTGCTGCGGTTAAAGCTAAGGGACGTACTGTCATTGAAAATGCGGCTCGTGAACCGGAAATTATTGATGTCGCTACCCTTTTGAACAATATGGGGGCCCATATTCGTGGTGCAGGAACTGATATTATCATTATTGATGGTGTCGAGAAACTTCATGGAACGCGTCATCAGGTTATTCCAGACCGTATCGAAGCTGGAACCTATATTTCACTTGCTGCGGCGGTAGGAAAAGGAATTCGCATTAACAACGTTCTCTATGAACATTTAGAAGGCTTTATCGCCAAACTAGAGGAAATGGGCGTTCGTATGACGGTCTCAGAAGACAGTATCTTCGTTGAAGAACAGTCTGATTTGAAGGCCATCAATATCAAAACAGCTCCCTATCCAGGGTTCGCAACCGATTTGCAACAGCCTATCACGCCACTTTTACTAACTGCCCAAGGTCGTGGAACTATTATTGATACGATTTATGAGAAACGTGTTAATCATGTCTTTGAGTTAGCAAAAATGGATGCGGATATTACGACTACAAACGATCACATTATTTACAACGGTGGTCGTAAGTTACACGGGGCAAGTGTAAAAGCTACAGACTTGCGAGCTGGTGCTGCACTTGTCATCGCTGGTTTGATGGCTCAGGGCCAGACTGAAATTACGAATATTGAGTTTATCCTTCGTGGCTACTCAGATATTATTGAAAAATTGCGTAGTCTTGGAGCGGATATTACACTCGTTGAAGACTAA